The Lineus longissimus chromosome 10, tnLinLong1.2, whole genome shotgun sequence genome segment GAAGCCGTACGACCTAACTATTTCGATACGACTCCCAGCGTCGAAGTCGCCGTTGGGGATGAAATAAGAGCATTTTTGTTGATCGAAACTGATATCTATTTATAGGGCATCCCTTAAAAGAAAAGCGTTATTACCATCTCTTAACTTAACATCATGATACAGATtatccccttttttttctttctgaagaAAGGCTGAATGTTCTACGTGTTTTTCCCCTTACCTCACAGTTAAAAGTATTCCGGTCCAACCAAAAACACGGTCTAATGTCTTTAAACAATTAATCTCATTCGCGCCTAgtcctaaattcccattgttctactgtctcaCCAATGGGTTATAAAGGCAAATCTTAatgacatcgacccccatgaaacagcTTCCATGGAGGTCGACAGGCCTTAATCGGCGTGGGTAATACACGTGATGTAAGTCAGACCTTGACGTAAAATATTGTTGAATGTGCATTATAATGTCATGTAATTCATATTTGGGTTTCCTCAGTCCCTTTCATTAGCTTCCTAATAGTCTGCTGATGAACACAAACCAAGCAAACAAGATAAGCTTTTGTTGTGTTGCCCAGTGATCAGATTAGTGACAAATACTAACATCTATATATATGAGTACGATCCTTAAGGAAGATATTCCATCAATTTTGGCGCATTTGGATTGGCGCGGAGAAGGCGACATACTGGTCAGCAAGAACAAAATGATACGTACCAGTTTTTCAATCATCAGGGTCTAATTTTATTTTGTCTAATACTGATATACTGTAGGACAGTACAGATAGAAAAAGAGTACATGTTTTAGCATAATACTGCAATTCCATACATGAAAAAGGAAACAAGACAGGAAAAGGAAAAGGCAAGAAAATGCAAGCAACTGTATACAACCTGGCAAAGCAGCAGATCTTAAAACGGAGAGTACACTTACACATATGTATACTGAAATATCATCCACATTAGAGTGAAGGTTTTCAAAAACACAGCAAACACCAAGGTACAGAAAATGAATCAATCAAGATAGGAAAGCTTATTCACTTCGTTCCCGAGAAAACTAAGGTAAGGACGATCGATATAGTTGATATATTCTGTACTCCTTTAAGCGCATATACGACACCTTGGTGTCGAGAGCATCAAAAACATAAACGAACAGCATCGTTCGTTTTAGTTTAGGTTATAACCGTCGAAAAggagatgataatgataatttaaATACATGGTCTTTGTTAATTTTGTGTTGTTATGGTCGCCCATACTCTTCCAATATGTAATGACAGCACGATTTGACACCGGGAACCTTCTTAAAAGTAAGTTTTTGGAAAACTGTTATTGTTTTCCGGCCAACATAAATATGCAACCCGCAATGATTTTAGGGAATATCTTTTTTTAGAACCAGTGGTTTTTGTGATTCTTAAAACCTCCCAAGATTTCGCTGAAAATCTTTGCGGAGTGCAAATTTGTGGTGGCCGAATATCAATAAAAGTTTCATGAATGCTTAATTTCTTTTTTCTAAGAGTTTCCAGTTTCCTTACGGGGATGTATTGTCTCTCATTTGCGTCGGATTTGATTTCCTTCCATTTGATACAGGACTGCTACCTTCCGTTGACGAACTCAAGTTTGTTCTCATAGATGCGTTGCTGGTCTCGTAGTCGGCCTTCTTGTTCTTTCGCTTCCAGGCTGAGATGGTGTAGAGGAACGGATTGATAGTCGGGTTCAGCGGCAGGAGGTAAACAGCTATCCAAGGCGCGAACGCATCGGGCATTACAACGCCACATAATGCAGCCACCTTGATGACAATAAGCGGCACCCAACACAGAAAATCTGTGAAACAATGATGATTAATTTCTTCGCCAAAGCAAGATCCTTCGCCTTTTGGGACTTCGCGGCGTTTATATCACGGATATCATTCAGAGCATTCTGGCTGCTTTTGTAGTGGCAGTAGATAGATAAATAGGCAAAGGATATGTATGTGAACGCTGCAAAGTTCAGAAGGAAGAGAGATAGGGTGTACTCCCAGCCGACCGCGCTGACTCCTTTGTTTGGATTGAACGACAGACAAACACTGTTAGTGACGTAGAAATCGGTGAAGAAGTCACCACCGAATAGAGGTAGGACGGCCAAGAAGATAGATAACACCcaaccaatcacaatcagagGTATGGCTGACTTCAGGGTAGCCTCGGTATCTTAAAAGTAAAAACGATATTAATAAGTCTGTCGGTGGTTATGAGAACCAGCATGTAGACTGACATCTCACTGGAGACTGTTGACAAGATGTTTGCAATGGTTCACGATGCACTATTCAGCCATAGACTCAAAGTAAGCATATTTCCCCGAGTAAATATGGTCGGCAACCGCAACAATAAGGAGATAAGGCCCCATCAAAAAGTCAGAGAGACCCAAGTTTAAGATCAGCAGATTCACAATTTCGGTCTTTTCTTTACAGCTTCTCCAGATGATTACGAAAAGGTTTCCCAGCGCCGCTGTGATGCCAAACATCCAGTAGGTGATGGTGAAGAAATATGAATCCAGAAGATCGGAGCAGGAGGAGAAACAATCTGGACCTGGTGTGCAGAGATCATCAGCGGTGATACCCGCCACCAGTGCAGCACAACAGAAGCGTAGCACGTCCGTGTGAAGGGTGAGTTCGCCAAACGAAGATAGGCCCTGGTAATCCTCTGCAAGAATTAATTCAATTAGATTATACCTTATGTCAAGTTCGAGTAGTTGAGAGAAGCCATTGAACGCACCTACGTGAATGCGCTTTAGTTTGGAATTAGTCACTGAGAGGTATTTAAGATTCGTTAGACCTCGAAATGCGTTCTCCCAAAGTGATCCAAGATTGAAATTCCCAAGGTCTAAACGAAGCAGGCTGTCCAAGCCGGTAAAAGCAAAAGCTTTAATGGCGCTAATGGGATTGCCATTTAGATCAAGCTGGTGTACTTGCGTCAGTCCTGCGAACATTCCAGGTACCAGACTGGTCAATTGGTTATAGCTTAGATCAAGGCTGAGAAAATTGGCCAGATTCTTGAATGTTCCATTCGTTAGCGTCTCTAACTCATTACGAGAAAGATTCAAATACGCGATCAGGTGGAAGTCATCAAATGTTGCTGGAGTCAGTTGCAGACGATTGTTTGCAAACAAAGCTGCTCGGATCGACCCTGACATTGTTGGAACACCCGACATGTTTGCCGAGGTACAGTCAACAACATGGCCGACACACCGGCACCCGCCATCGCATGGAAGAATGTCGCAAAACTTTTCATCATCCCGTGAGTgtttgcagtcaacgacaccgTCGTAGACGTCATGTTGATTAATGCAGATCGTCTCCTCTTGGCCTCCACATTTTAATGCCCCAGGACAGCTGATGTGGTCAGAACACGCCTGCTCGTCCTGTCCGTCCGCGCAGTCCCAAGTTCCATCACAGACCATATCTTGTGGTATACAGTAACCGGCTGAACACTGGAACATCCCCGGACACTGGAATTCTTTGCAATTTCCAAGGTGCGACATATCTCTACAGCCAACAACGTAACCGTACTTGTCCTTATCATACATACATATTATATCCCTCGGTATACAATGATCAGAAGACGGGCTTTTCACTTCATCCGCGCCGCAAACTTCAGCATACAACTCTACTTCGTCTTCCATGGAAAGCCCTTGGCAATCAATCTGGCCGTCCCCAACACGGAGGTCTGCTATGCAATCCCATGAatagcaaagaaaggcattctTAGAACACCCAAAAAATCTGCACATCGCCAAATCTTCATCACTCCCATCTCTACAATCCTCATACGCGTCACAAACTTTGTTTCTGTCAATGCACTCACCATCTGAACAGCACCGTTCTGTTGTCGGATGACATATTTTGTCAATGTAGTTGCTTTCATCCTCTGCATTTTCACAATCTGAGACGCGGTCGTACAATCGTGAAACAGAAATAGTCGCATTTGAATCATTCGCGAACGAGTCGTTGAATTCTTCACATGAGTAAAACCATTGGTGCTTTGTTGACGTCTCCAACGGCACGTGATACGACATATCgtctactgatgacgtcatattaCCGATGACGTCACATTTCATCTCATCAGAACCACCTGGGCAATTGATTTTTCCATTGCAGTATCTGTCAACAGTGATGCACGTCTTGTCATCGCATTGAAACTGTTGAGGACCGCATTCATGAAATACTGCATGTGGTACAGTCTCACAAAGTACACTTTTCATGTCTTTATATTGTCGGGGATACGAGTTGTTTTGGTACTCTGTAAAGTTTTCTTTCGAACTTCATCGACTCGATCATCCACTTTTCTATGGAATCACTGTAAGCTAAAACATTAAAAGAACTGTTCTGCTTCCCAAGCCAGACATCCCCGTCAATTTCGGTATGCATCCACAAACCTAAACAATAGTTGTATATCTGTGTTAGCTCGGCATTTCGAGACGCAATGATGCCTTCGACCACTTTACATGATTTATCAGCATTGTCGTAGCCCTCAGACGACGCACATTGGTCTTCTCGTACGAGCCCGACAAGGCAGAGACATGTGCCGCTGACAAAGTTCCATTTCGGAGGACAGCGAGTGTTACCAGTTGCTGCAAGTGTCTCGACTGGGGAAGACCATGCCTTCATTGAGATGGTCTGCTCATTCGTAACCGTGGTAACTGTAGCGGGTTTCTTTCAGATGAGCAAGCTGCTTAGTTCCATCCCACACGGGACCTTGAACCAGTTACCGTATTCGTAGACTCCGTGCAAGAACATCGCGGTACAGCTGGTCGCTGGAGCTGAAGGCTGCTTGCGGCTGAGCGTGGTGAAAGGTGCCTCGCTTATCCACGCTTCGTAGTCGACCTTGTACCATTCCGTGAACGTTATTGGGTCTCTCTTGTGCATCTTATAGTTTCGCACCTGTGTCCAGTGGTCATCGTGCtgaatgaaagaaaatataaaTGCGTCACCACattgaaattattctcaaagCTTCGTCGCTTCGTAGCTTCGTTGATAATTGTAGTTCAGATCATCAGATAAAACAAGTATTGATTAACGAAGTATGTTTATCTGTCGCTAGGTGTCGACAGTACAAAACCTTCTGTGGCGTCGTGAAATTCGTTGCAACCTATAAGAAATGTAACTGAAAGAATTCGGTTATACGTTTTCCATTTCGTCGCAataatcgatatcagcaccaagacgtaacagggtagatccatgccTCCAGGAAGCACCCTACtatagtgcatcgttccacatggaaaggatagacgtatggagagctaactcgggtcttTATACTCTATTCTTCCATTTACCTGTCCCACTACCGAGGAAAATGGGTTGGGAGTATGGTCAAAACAGTAATGTCCTGGTTGAATAGTCGGTGTCCTAGCATTGACATGACCACCAAAGTGTCCTAAACTTTATGAGGTAATCGGTATGTAACCGGGCAAAAGCGTGACAACAGCTCCCGTATGCTCGCCAGGGTCCATATTCATAAACATAATTAAGTCTAAGTCTTACACCTAGGCAACACTTAAGATAAGTGTAAGGAATAAGTGGGATTCAATATGCTACTTATGTCAAGTCTTACGCTTAATTTGGTGCTTATATTTGAGACACCTCCAGGGGTGTCTTAAGTTCAATCGTATTGGCTACTCACTTCATTATTTGTCCACTTTGGAACAGACAGCGTAGGGGAATGGCACTGATTTTGATAGCATAAGAACGTCTGGCTAGACGGCGTACCATACGTCGAGAACGTGTATTTCGGGACAGAATTCATCCACTTGATGAATATAATGACATCGGATTGTATCAACGATATCGACTGGACAGACAAACAATTCTGGATTTGATTGATGCGGTCGGAGACAACCTGAAACCCTTGTCACTGCGAAACCATGCATTGCCAAAGGAACTAAAAGTCACGGCAGCTTTACGTTTTTTCGCAACTGAATCATTTCAACTGACTGCGGGAGATACAGTACACGTATCACAACCGACGATGAGCAGTGTTATCTGTCAAGTTACCCAGGCATTGCTTGTTACAGCACAAGGTAGGACACCGGGATTTTGGAATTCACAGTTTGAACAGGGACAATAATGCAGGATTATCCAATCGAATTGTCTGACAAAATGATAAACTGTTAGGTTGATCTGATAGTGGGGTAATGGGCAGTATTTGAACAAACGAATGGAATAAACTAGTAAATGAACGTTACTAAAAACGTTTTATTGTTGAATcattcgtcgtcgtcatcgtcgtcgtcgtcatcatcatcatcatcctctatCAGTTCGTCATTTAATGGAGATGGGATCATTGCGCCCACATTTCCTTCAGGAAGAAGCTAGCTCAGCCACCATCTACTGTCGATCACTCGTTCGGCCAATCTTTACCAAGCGAGACTGATCATACGGAttacttcctggcgggaaatcaGATCACAGTGTCCTTCTCAATTCCTCATGAGCATGCCCAATTACCCATGCCCAATTTCCATAAGGACCTGAGGTGGCTTTTAAAACTGCGGTTAGCCGTTAAGTCAGAAGGGAGGAGGGAGTCCTGTCCATTCGCTCGTTGGATTTCTTGACGGGACATGTGGTGCAGCCGTGTTCAGACACAAAACAAAAAGTTCCTGTGTGTGCTTGCCTACGCCTCGCCTCCTGATATGACGTGATCGCTTCGGGTGTCTGAAGCAAAGTGACGTTGATGTTAAcaaaaatctcgaaaatgcaacTGACTGAAACAGCTCACAATCATCTTTTACTCCACTTAAGGGCACACGTTTTCCGTCAAATGCTGACAAAAAGTTGAGGTACCTTGTTCGTCACGACCATGCTGTCGAATTCTTCGTCGTATTCTCTCATCTTGCGTGCATCGATCACGCCTTTCTGCCATTTCCTCGTATTCATCTACCCATCTAGAGAAAGTCCGTGAGTGGATAGGAAAATGGTTCGCAAATGAACGTATAGACCAGACATGGTCAATGCCTATCACATGGTGCAGTCTG includes the following:
- the LOC135494361 gene encoding G-protein coupled receptor GRL101-like: MSYHVPLETSTKHQWFYSCEEFNDSFANDSNATISVSRLYDRVSDCENAEDESNYIDKICHPTTERCCSDGECIDRNKVCDAYEDCRDGSDEDLAMCRFFGCSKNAFLCYSWDCIADLRVGDGQIDCQGLSMEDEVELYAEVCGADEVKSPSSDHCIPRDIICMYDKDKYGYVVGCRDMSHLGNCKEFQCPGMFQCSAGYCIPQDMVCDGTWDCADGQDEQACSDHISCPGALKCGGQEETICINQHDVYDGVVDCKHSRDDEKFCDILPCDGGCRCVGHVVDCTSANMSGVPTMSGSIRAALFANNRLQLTPATFDDFHLIAYLNLSRNELETLTNGTFKNLANFLSLDLSYNQLTSLVPGMFAGLTQVHQLDLNGNPISAIKAFAFTGLDSLLRLDLGNFNLGSLWENAFRGLTNLKYLSVTNSKLKRIHVGAFNGFSQLLELDIRYNLIELILAEDYQGLSSFGELTLHTDVLRFCCAALVAGITADDLCTPGPDCFSSCSDLLDSYFFTITYWMFGITAALGNLFVIIWRSCKEKTEIVNLLILNLGLSDFLMGPYLLIVAVADHIYSGKYAYFESMAE